In Fulvia fulva chromosome 10, complete sequence, a single window of DNA contains:
- a CDS encoding Ketoreductase CTB6, with protein sequence MAGELVLITGVTGHLGFRALRYALEHGYRVRAAVRSETKAKSVLSNSALVELKANPELSFAVVPDITAPDAYCEAIKDVSYVIHIASPLAMSIEGDDYEAGFIQPAVQGTLRILEAAKKSGTVKRVVITSSSISITPWDVLLAGHYDGVIIAEDRVPTPSGPYSMGLHAYWASKVTALNRAEAWMKEHSPSFDLIHIHPSYIEGRKDAATTVEDLR encoded by the exons ATGGCCGGCGAACTTGTCCTGATCACTGGCGTCACAGGCCATCTTGGCTTCCGTGCGCTTCGCTATGCGCTCGAGCATGGCTATCGTGTTCGTGCTGCTGTCAGGAGCGAGACGAAG GCCAAATCCGTGCTCTCGAATTCAGCCCTGGTCGAGCTGAAAGCCAACCCTGAACTGTCGTTCGCCGTGGTGCCAGACATCACAGCTCCAGATGCATACTGCGAAGCCATCAAAGACGTCAGCTATGTCATCCACATCGCATCACCATTAGCAATGTCCATCGAAGGCGACGACTACGAAGCTGGATTCATCCAGCCGGCCGTTCAAGGCACTCTCAGAATCCTCGAAGCAGCCAAGAAGAGCGGCACCGTCAAGCGTGTCGTGATCACCTCCTCCTCCATATCCATCACACCCTGGGACGTACTCCTCGCAGGCCACTACGACGGCGTCATCATAGCCGAAGATCGTGTCCCTACGCCAAGCGGCCCCTACTCCATGGGTCTGCACGCCTACTGGGCATCTAAAGTCACAGCCCTGAACCGTGCCGAAGCCTGGATGAAAGAGCACTCCCCAAGCTTCGACCTGATCCACATCCACCCGTCCTATATCGAAGGCCGCAAAGATGCCGCCACGACCGTCGAAGACCTCAGGTAA